In Blastopirellula sediminis, the following proteins share a genomic window:
- a CDS encoding tetratricopeptide repeat protein, giving the protein MNRKTVVRPPAFVEKQTEDTLLGRAKRYVRQKDYVAALQMLGNGGHDPEVKNARGVCLLRMGRYTEALQFYRGMLLRSGCIVMRPELPTYLKANYATALLLIGQTEGCVQTLTEANDDKSPIVMRLNQNLKRWEKGLTLGQWLLFKFGALHSPHALVPIDFLPGVFEDGLIEELPAGAASPGGVQ; this is encoded by the coding sequence ATGAATCGCAAAACCGTTGTGCGCCCGCCCGCTTTCGTGGAAAAGCAAACCGAAGATACGCTGCTTGGAAGAGCCAAGCGATACGTCCGCCAGAAAGACTATGTCGCCGCTCTTCAAATGCTGGGCAACGGCGGGCATGACCCGGAGGTAAAAAACGCCCGCGGCGTTTGCTTGCTGCGTATGGGGCGGTATACCGAAGCGCTGCAGTTCTATCGAGGCATGTTGCTGCGCTCGGGATGCATCGTGATGCGGCCTGAACTGCCGACGTATCTGAAGGCGAATTACGCGACGGCGTTGCTGCTGATCGGCCAGACCGAAGGTTGCGTCCAGACGTTGACCGAGGCGAACGACGACAAGTCCCCGATCGTCATGCGATTGAATCAAAACTTGAAGAGGTGGGAAAAGGGGCTGACGCTGGGACAATGGCTGCTTTTTAAGTTTGGCGCACTCCATTCGCCGCATGCGCTCGTTCCGATCGACTTTCTCCCCGGCGTCTTTGAAGACGGCCTGATCGAAGAGCTTCCGGCCGGCGCCGCGTCGCCAGGAGGCGTCCAATGA
- a CDS encoding TerC family protein, translated as MSPLIWSGFILLVVVLVFLDLGVFHREAHRPSVGEALLWSGFWIALAIAFDGFIFALYGGRLEPLLADPATAISGGDAAVQFLTAYVLEKSLSIDNIFVIALIFAYFAIPHERQHRLLFWGILGAVVLRGVMIGLGAVLLAQFAWIIYVFGVLLLASAVKLLVAREDKVAIDENIFICLLRRFFPISESTSSGDFWVKTSAGWAATPMLLALVLIETSDVMFAVDSIPAVFAVTKDPFLVFTSNIFAILGLRSLYFVLAGCLVEFRYLKSSLVFVLAYVGVKMLLAHHFPIPNLVSLAVIGGILAVGIVASLVDARREAQLAAAEDRRRPEEA; from the coding sequence ATGAGTCCGCTGATCTGGTCCGGGTTTATCTTGCTGGTCGTCGTGCTGGTCTTCTTGGATCTGGGAGTATTCCACCGCGAAGCGCATCGGCCGAGCGTCGGCGAAGCGCTCCTCTGGAGCGGCTTTTGGATTGCGCTGGCGATCGCGTTCGACGGCTTCATCTTTGCGCTGTATGGGGGCCGGCTGGAACCGCTGCTGGCCGATCCCGCTACGGCGATCTCGGGAGGGGACGCCGCGGTGCAGTTTTTGACGGCGTACGTGCTGGAGAAGTCGCTGTCGATCGACAATATCTTTGTGATCGCGCTGATCTTCGCCTACTTTGCGATTCCGCATGAGCGGCAACACCGTTTGCTGTTCTGGGGGATCTTGGGCGCCGTCGTCTTGCGGGGCGTGATGATTGGCCTGGGCGCCGTGCTGTTGGCGCAGTTCGCTTGGATCATCTACGTCTTTGGAGTCCTGTTGCTCGCTTCGGCCGTCAAGTTGCTGGTCGCTCGAGAAGACAAAGTCGCAATCGACGAAAATATTTTCATTTGCTTGCTGCGGCGGTTTTTCCCGATTAGCGAATCGACGTCGAGCGGCGACTTCTGGGTGAAAACTTCGGCCGGGTGGGCGGCGACGCCGATGCTGCTCGCGTTGGTCCTGATTGAGACGAGCGACGTGATGTTTGCGGTCGACTCGATTCCGGCGGTGTTCGCGGTGACGAAGGATCCGTTTCTCGTCTTCACGTCGAACATCTTCGCGATCCTCGGCTTGCGGTCGTTGTATTTCGTGCTGGCAGGGTGCCTGGTCGAGTTTCGTTACCTGAAGTCGAGCCTGGTCTTCGTGCTGGCGTACGTTGGGGTCAAGATGCTGCTGGCGCATCATTTTCCGATTCCGAATCTCGTTTCATTGGCGGTGATCGGCGGAATTCTGGCGGTCGGGATCGTCGCTTCGTTGGTCGATGCGCGGCGCGAAGCGCAATTGGCCGCCGCCGAAGATCGTCGCCGACCGGAGGAGGCGTAG
- the pth2 gene encoding aminoacyl-tRNA hydrolase — translation MTDRDETAPSGSHEDDAALLARFEAQAISREEWTHRRHFQIAYLYLTQRPYDEALEKIRRGIQALNRANGVDDTPDAGYHETITVAYTQLIRQRLAVDSFVSSEDFCQRNPDLLKKGALLHHYSAELLKSREARREFVAADVHPLDSSVSATGETTRVKQVIVMRHDLGMRRGKQIAQGAHAAMAFLCYRLFEGPVSIRDFGPAQQSWLSGHFAKVCCRVNSEQELLDIYAAAKAAGLEVHLITDSGRTEFHGQPTHTCLAIGPDSAEKIDPITGHLQLL, via the coding sequence ATGACCGATCGCGACGAAACAGCCCCCAGCGGAAGTCACGAAGATGACGCCGCTTTGCTGGCGCGCTTCGAAGCCCAGGCGATCTCCCGCGAAGAGTGGACTCACCGCCGCCATTTTCAAATCGCCTACCTTTATCTGACGCAACGTCCCTACGACGAAGCGCTCGAAAAGATCCGCCGCGGCATCCAGGCCCTCAACCGAGCGAACGGCGTCGACGATACGCCGGACGCCGGCTATCACGAGACGATCACCGTCGCCTACACCCAGCTGATCCGCCAGCGGCTGGCCGTCGACAGCTTCGTCAGTAGCGAAGATTTCTGCCAGCGCAATCCCGACCTGCTGAAAAAAGGCGCCCTGCTCCACCACTATTCGGCCGAGCTGCTGAAATCGCGCGAGGCTCGCCGCGAGTTCGTTGCGGCCGACGTCCATCCGCTCGACTCGTCGGTCAGCGCCACCGGCGAGACGACCCGCGTCAAACAGGTGATCGTCATGCGGCACGACCTGGGGATGCGTCGCGGCAAGCAGATCGCCCAAGGCGCCCACGCTGCGATGGCATTCTTGTGCTATCGCCTGTTTGAGGGCCCGGTCTCGATCCGGGATTTCGGCCCCGCCCAGCAGTCATGGCTCTCGGGACATTTCGCGAAAGTCTGCTGCCGGGTCAACAGCGAGCAGGAATTGCTCGACATTTACGCCGCCGCCAAAGCGGCGGGGCTTGAAGTTCACCTGATTACCGACAGCGGCCGGACCGAATTTCATGGCCAGCCGACCCACACCTGCCTGGCGATCGGCCCCGACTCGGCCGAGAAAATCGACCCGATTACTGGGCATCTGCAACTGTTGTAG
- a CDS encoding TM2 domain-containing protein, which translates to MNQGNTHSMTIGYICWLFGFFGAHRFYYGRPITGTIWFFTLGLFFIGWIVDLFLIPSMDRACDLRYTPGRVNYNVAWILLAIPVVGTLGAHRLYMGKWVTAIIWFLTGGLFLVGWLYDLWTLNSQIDEVNRTPV; encoded by the coding sequence ATGAATCAAGGCAATACGCACTCGATGACGATCGGCTACATCTGCTGGCTGTTCGGATTCTTCGGCGCACATCGGTTTTACTATGGACGCCCCATAACCGGCACGATCTGGTTTTTCACCCTGGGGCTCTTCTTCATCGGCTGGATCGTCGACTTGTTTCTAATACCGTCGATGGACCGGGCGTGCGATCTGCGCTATACCCCAGGCCGCGTGAACTACAATGTAGCTTGGATCCTGTTGGCGATTCCGGTGGTCGGAACCCTCGGCGCTCATCGCTTGTACATGGGCAAATGGGTTACCGCGATCATCTGGTTTCTGACCGGCGGATTGTTCTTGGTCGGCTGGTTGTATGACCTCTGGACGCTGAACAGCCAAATCGACGAAGTGAACCGCACGCCTGTTTGA
- a CDS encoding putative signal transducing protein — MNDLNWTEVMTSYDESQAEVIRIALAEEGIPCTIENAHQGGFTGVFQARVLVPESFAHAAEKLLEAHKQI, encoded by the coding sequence ATGAACGACCTCAACTGGACCGAAGTCATGACTTCGTACGACGAAAGTCAGGCCGAAGTGATCCGAATCGCGCTGGCCGAGGAAGGAATCCCCTGCACGATCGAAAACGCCCATCAAGGGGGTTTTACCGGCGTCTTCCAGGCCCGCGTCCTGGTCCCGGAAAGCTTCGCTCACGCCGCCGAAAAGCTGCTGGAAGCGCACAAACAAATCTAG
- a CDS encoding DUF2500 domain-containing protein: protein MKCESCSADIPPESERCEFCGSHVPRAPLVPASAPVPSRSEIFQRIKSSAEYQAAAIGQGLDTPAVPTALFFQTGFLAFFCCAAGFMTFIFALVAGPMCVFPLFMLAIGIFGLMKSGTTTYSYASAEATPVPAIITSKRVEMRGKRGTLAHYFATFEYESGERDEFPIWEQSLFGKLAEEDAGVLIRRGPVAVGFRRVAM from the coding sequence ATGAAATGCGAAAGCTGTAGCGCCGACATTCCTCCCGAATCAGAACGTTGCGAGTTCTGCGGTTCGCACGTTCCCCGTGCGCCGCTGGTTCCGGCGTCTGCGCCAGTTCCCTCTCGCAGCGAAATCTTCCAGCGGATCAAATCTTCAGCCGAGTACCAAGCGGCGGCGATTGGTCAAGGGCTTGATACGCCTGCCGTGCCGACGGCCCTCTTCTTCCAAACAGGCTTCTTGGCTTTCTTTTGCTGCGCTGCAGGCTTCATGACGTTCATCTTCGCCCTAGTCGCAGGGCCGATGTGCGTCTTTCCTCTGTTCATGCTGGCGATCGGCATCTTTGGGCTGATGAAATCAGGTACGACGACCTACTCGTACGCTTCCGCCGAAGCGACTCCGGTCCCGGCGATCATCACTTCCAAGCGGGTCGAAATGCGCGGCAAACGGGGAACCCTTGCTCACTACTTCGCGACGTTCGAGTACGAAAGTGGGGAGCGGGACGAATTCCCGATCTGGGAACAAAGCCTGTTCGGTAAGCTGGCCGAAGAGGACGCCGGCGTTTTGATTCGCCGCGGTCCAGTCGCCGTCGGCTTTCGTCGCGTCGCGATGTAA
- a CDS encoding DUF2500 family protein, translating into MKCTSCGADSPAEARFCHYCGGQFELPMPQRQSRAEIFARIKASPQFLEGQTPERIAKVPKPSTASKTLFNVFSYLLVGKIAMAIVVPIGFVLLFGFIMFAGSSLSPSSALPIGLLLVGGLILFMLFVSMTLGIVVRSFGNHVFSAIFKKQEELEKAPVEVQPAIAIAKRTHVWGESARTQYFVTFELEDGQRKEYALWYDTMYGRIAEQDAGVLFSRADYAADFDLVTV; encoded by the coding sequence TTGAAGTGCACGAGCTGTGGCGCCGATTCGCCGGCCGAAGCCCGGTTTTGCCATTACTGCGGGGGCCAGTTTGAACTCCCCATGCCGCAACGGCAAAGCCGCGCCGAGATCTTTGCGCGCATCAAAGCTTCGCCGCAGTTCTTGGAGGGACAAACTCCCGAGCGAATCGCCAAGGTGCCGAAGCCAAGCACCGCCTCGAAAACGCTGTTCAACGTTTTCTCCTACCTCTTGGTCGGCAAAATCGCGATGGCGATCGTCGTGCCGATTGGCTTCGTTCTCTTGTTCGGCTTTATCATGTTCGCCGGATCGTCGCTCAGTCCGTCGTCAGCACTGCCAATCGGCTTGCTCCTCGTCGGCGGGCTGATCTTGTTCATGCTGTTCGTCAGCATGACGCTGGGAATCGTCGTCCGAAGTTTTGGCAACCACGTTTTCTCCGCCATCTTCAAGAAACAGGAAGAGCTCGAAAAAGCCCCGGTCGAAGTCCAACCGGCGATCGCGATCGCCAAGCGGACGCATGTCTGGGGCGAATCGGCGCGAACGCAATACTTCGTCACGTTTGAATTGGAAGATGGCCAGCGGAAAGAGTACGCTCTCTGGTACGACACCATGTACGGACGCATCGCCGAGCAAGACGCCGGGGTCCTCTTTTCCCGCGCCGACTACGCGGCCGACTTTGACCTGGTAACTGTTTGA
- a CDS encoding class I SAM-dependent rRNA methyltransferase, with protein MAQQLPVEGIPKAVLLPRKAQPLYGRHPWALHSAFDKIDSSAADGDVVQLVGDHGRFVAYGVVNRKSRINARLYSWNVDEPLTDDFWKRKLAAAIDGRRQLGLFHENAGCRLVYSEADGLSGLIVDYFAGHVVLQVNALAMEKRLDVIVAALNELIAPKSISMRGEAGVQKAEGITIEPQVLQGEVPSEPIFISENGIEFELDLSGGQKTGFYLDQRENRVAAARYFSGRRVLDMFCYSGGFSLAAAKLGGASEVIGIDGSDRAIELARRNAERNGITNARFESVDAFDHLKTLVDAGEKFDAVILDPPKFTKTRRNINEALKAYYHVNRQGVALLNPGGILVTCSCSGNVSRDDFQMTLLGVAQKSGRDIQILEQRSAAIDHPTLITCPETQYLKCFICRVE; from the coding sequence ATGGCGCAACAACTTCCCGTCGAAGGCATTCCGAAGGCTGTCCTGCTCCCGCGCAAGGCGCAGCCCCTGTACGGGCGCCATCCGTGGGCTCTCCACTCGGCGTTCGACAAGATCGATTCGTCGGCCGCCGACGGCGACGTCGTGCAGTTGGTCGGCGATCATGGTCGCTTCGTCGCCTATGGCGTGGTCAATCGCAAGAGCCGTATCAATGCGCGACTTTACAGCTGGAACGTCGACGAGCCGCTGACCGACGACTTCTGGAAACGGAAGCTCGCCGCTGCGATCGACGGGCGTCGCCAACTCGGTTTGTTCCACGAAAACGCCGGCTGCCGCTTGGTCTATAGCGAAGCGGACGGCCTGAGTGGGCTGATCGTCGATTACTTCGCCGGACATGTCGTGCTGCAAGTCAACGCGCTGGCGATGGAGAAGCGTCTCGACGTGATCGTTGCCGCACTGAACGAGTTGATCGCACCAAAGAGCATCTCGATGCGCGGCGAAGCAGGCGTGCAAAAGGCGGAAGGGATCACCATCGAACCGCAGGTTCTGCAAGGAGAAGTTCCGAGCGAACCGATCTTCATCTCGGAAAACGGGATTGAGTTCGAACTCGATCTCTCCGGCGGACAGAAGACTGGCTTCTATCTCGATCAGCGCGAAAACCGCGTCGCTGCGGCTCGCTACTTTTCGGGACGTCGCGTTCTCGACATGTTCTGCTACAGCGGCGGCTTTAGCCTCGCCGCGGCAAAGCTGGGTGGAGCGAGCGAAGTGATCGGGATCGACGGCAGCGACCGCGCGATCGAACTGGCCCGCCGCAATGCCGAACGAAACGGCATCACCAACGCCCGCTTCGAATCGGTCGATGCGTTTGACCATCTGAAGACGCTCGTCGACGCCGGCGAAAAGTTCGACGCGGTGATCCTCGACCCGCCGAAGTTCACCAAGACCCGCCGCAACATCAACGAAGCGCTGAAGGCGTACTACCACGTCAATCGCCAAGGGGTCGCCCTGCTCAACCCCGGCGGCATCCTGGTCACGTGCAGCTGCTCCGGCAACGTCTCGCGCGATGATTTCCAGATGACGCTGCTCGGCGTCGCGCAAAAGAGCGGCCGCGACATCCAAATCCTGGAACAGCGCAGCGCCGCGATCGATCACCCGACGCTGATCACCTGCCCCGAAACGCAGTACCTGAAGTGCTTTATCTGCCGCGTGGAGTAA
- the gltX gene encoding glutamate--tRNA ligase, with the protein MVRTRFAPSPTGYLHIGGVRTALFNWLFAKRHGGQFILRIDDTDQQRNVEEALAPILHGFRWLGMDWDEGPEVGGPYEPYYQSQRLERYQAAAQQLLDSGHAYYDYATPEELDAERKAAEAEKRPFQYSRAFMAETEADRAKWEAEGRSFVVRLKMPREGVCAFTDSVRGPVEFQWNKENDHVIQRADGTCLYHLASVVDDHDLKITHVIRAEEHLSNTPRQIFIGQSLGYELPQYAHLPYVAEPGSKNKLSKRKLDKYLKNADFKRLNEHGEMIAQQIGLTTSAETFNPVIVDFYELTGYLPEAILNYLVLLGWSLDDKTEDLSIDEMIANFSLERVTKAPASFDCKKLWAFQDRYMQKLPLKQKTAACLPFLQKAGLVADPAPCEVGPKLTRIIEACGDRLKVLGDIIAYADYFFVADADMKYDEKAFAKRLGDAQSLDVLTKFRDTLAAVETWDVPTLDKTMQDFVAAEGIKIGDIIHAVRIATTGQGVGPGLFDCLDILGKDSCLARIDRTLALAAERNAT; encoded by the coding sequence ATGGTACGCACACGCTTCGCTCCCAGTCCGACCGGATATCTCCACATCGGCGGGGTTCGCACCGCGCTGTTCAACTGGTTGTTCGCCAAACGTCACGGCGGACAGTTCATCTTGCGCATCGACGATACCGACCAACAGCGGAACGTCGAGGAAGCGCTCGCTCCGATTCTGCACGGCTTCCGCTGGCTCGGCATGGATTGGGACGAAGGCCCCGAAGTCGGCGGCCCCTACGAGCCGTACTACCAATCGCAACGCCTCGAACGCTATCAGGCGGCCGCCCAGCAGCTACTCGACAGCGGTCACGCCTACTATGACTACGCGACGCCGGAAGAGCTGGACGCCGAACGCAAAGCGGCCGAAGCCGAAAAGCGTCCGTTCCAATACAGCCGCGCCTTCATGGCCGAGACCGAAGCGGACCGCGCCAAATGGGAAGCGGAAGGTCGCAGCTTCGTCGTCCGCCTGAAGATGCCGCGCGAAGGGGTCTGCGCCTTCACCGACAGCGTCCGCGGACCGGTCGAGTTCCAATGGAACAAAGAAAACGACCACGTCATCCAGCGGGCCGACGGCACCTGCTTGTATCACCTGGCGAGCGTCGTCGACGACCACGATCTGAAGATCACGCACGTGATTCGCGCGGAGGAGCACCTCTCGAACACGCCGCGTCAGATCTTCATCGGGCAATCGCTCGGCTACGAACTGCCGCAGTACGCTCACTTGCCCTACGTCGCCGAACCGGGGAGCAAGAACAAGCTGAGCAAGCGTAAGCTCGACAAGTATCTGAAGAACGCCGACTTCAAGCGATTGAACGAGCATGGCGAAATGATCGCCCAGCAGATCGGCCTGACCACGTCGGCCGAAACGTTCAATCCGGTGATCGTCGACTTCTATGAGCTGACCGGTTACCTGCCGGAAGCGATTTTGAATTACCTGGTTCTGCTCGGCTGGTCGCTCGACGACAAGACCGAAGACCTGTCGATCGACGAGATGATCGCCAACTTCTCGCTCGAACGGGTCACCAAGGCGCCGGCCAGCTTCGACTGCAAGAAGCTGTGGGCGTTCCAAGATCGCTACATGCAGAAGCTGCCGCTGAAGCAGAAGACCGCCGCTTGTTTGCCCTTCCTGCAAAAGGCGGGCCTGGTCGCTGATCCGGCGCCGTGCGAAGTTGGGCCGAAGCTGACCCGCATCATCGAAGCGTGCGGCGATCGCTTGAAGGTGCTTGGCGACATCATCGCCTACGCCGACTACTTCTTCGTCGCTGACGCCGACATGAAGTACGACGAAAAGGCGTTCGCCAAACGACTCGGCGACGCACAATCGCTCGACGTATTGACCAAGTTCCGCGACACGCTCGCCGCGGTCGAAACTTGGGACGTGCCGACGCTCGACAAGACGATGCAAGACTTCGTCGCGGCCGAGGGAATCAAGATCGGAGATATCATTCACGCTGTCCGCATCGCTACGACCGGCCAAGGGGTCGGTCCCGGTTTGTTCGACTGTCTCGACATTCTGGGGAAAGATTCGTGCCTGGCCCGCATTGATCGCACGCTGGCCCTGGCCGCAGAAAGGAACGCGACGTAA
- a CDS encoding amidophosphoribosyltransferase: protein MSELYHECGIAAVYHLPSDEVSPLCPDQGPDHVSRLLPRMLLDIQNRGQLAAGMTSFQPGRNQLIDTHRDIGTVREVFRLSHRGKSEALMREYAGCAAIGHVRYATCGQDDRSYAQPFERHHLIKHKWFSFAFNGQLANYDELRDRLLADNDHHLARETDTEIIMHELSREMNGERKVSLFEALRNASKRFDGAYSLVMLNAEGEMLVARDPLGIKPLCYAIEGPMFAAASESVALLNLGFEPESIKSLEPGHAITISGGKFAIQKFAESPRKAHCFFEWIYFANVASTLDERSVYVTRTNLGVELAKMERADGRVTIDENTLVVPVPDTSKAAADAMAFELGIPSREGLIRNRYSGRTFIETGNQRRRAAEVKYTPLREVLEGKRVFLVEDSIVRSTTMRVLLDRLRDRGGVKEIHVRVACPPIIAPCFYGIDMSTIGELFAPKFLPDGQLTEEAQAEMAIALGADSVRFLPREAIARAVNLPGGELCQACISGAYPTAAGERLYQLAVENSLAGSEGRTYERRGPAISTT, encoded by the coding sequence ATGAGCGAGCTTTATCACGAGTGCGGGATCGCCGCCGTTTATCACCTCCCGAGCGACGAAGTCAGCCCGCTCTGCCCGGACCAAGGACCGGACCATGTCTCCCGGCTCTTGCCGCGGATGCTGCTCGATATCCAGAACCGCGGCCAACTTGCCGCCGGTATGACCTCGTTCCAGCCGGGTCGCAACCAGCTGATCGACACCCACCGCGACATCGGCACCGTCCGCGAAGTCTTCCGCTTGTCCCATCGCGGCAAGAGCGAAGCCCTGATGCGTGAATACGCCGGGTGCGCCGCGATCGGCCACGTCCGTTACGCGACCTGCGGCCAGGACGATCGGAGCTACGCTCAGCCGTTCGAGCGGCACCACCTGATCAAACACAAATGGTTCAGCTTCGCCTTCAATGGACAGCTGGCCAACTACGATGAACTCCGCGATCGCCTGCTGGCCGATAACGACCATCACCTGGCCCGCGAGACCGACACCGAAATCATCATGCACGAGCTGAGCCGTGAGATGAACGGCGAACGCAAGGTGTCCCTCTTCGAAGCGCTCCGCAATGCGAGCAAACGATTTGACGGGGCCTATAGCCTGGTCATGCTCAACGCCGAAGGGGAAATGCTGGTCGCTCGCGATCCGCTCGGCATTAAGCCGCTCTGCTACGCGATCGAAGGGCCGATGTTCGCCGCCGCCAGCGAAAGCGTCGCGCTGCTGAACCTTGGCTTTGAGCCCGAAAGCATCAAATCGCTCGAGCCTGGCCACGCGATCACCATTTCTGGCGGCAAATTCGCGATTCAGAAGTTTGCCGAGTCGCCGCGCAAGGCTCACTGCTTCTTCGAGTGGATCTATTTCGCCAACGTCGCGAGCACCCTGGATGAGCGAAGCGTCTATGTGACCCGCACCAACCTGGGGGTCGAACTGGCGAAGATGGAACGAGCCGACGGTCGCGTGACGATCGACGAAAACACGCTGGTCGTGCCGGTTCCCGATACCAGCAAAGCGGCCGCCGACGCGATGGCGTTCGAGCTCGGCATTCCTTCACGCGAAGGTTTGATCCGCAATCGCTACTCCGGCCGTACCTTCATCGAAACCGGCAATCAGCGCCGTCGCGCCGCCGAAGTCAAATACACCCCGCTGCGTGAAGTGCTCGAAGGAAAGCGGGTCTTCCTGGTCGAAGACTCGATCGTTCGCTCCACCACGATGCGAGTGCTGCTAGATCGCTTGCGTGATCGCGGCGGCGTGAAGGAAATTCACGTCCGAGTCGCCTGCCCGCCGATCATCGCTCCCTGCTTCTACGGGATCGACATGTCGACGATCGGCGAGCTGTTCGCTCCGAAATTCCTACCGGACGGCCAACTGACCGAAGAAGCCCAAGCCGAAATGGCGATCGCGCTGGGCGCCGATTCGGTTCGCTTCCTGCCGCGAGAAGCGATCGCCCGTGCGGTCAATCTCCCCGGCGGCGAACTTTGCCAGGCCTGCATCAGCGGCGCCTATCCGACCGCTGCTGGCGAACGCTTGTACCAACTGGCGGTCGAAAACAGCCTGGCCGGAAGCGAAGGCCGCACCTACGAACGACGCGGCCCAGCGATTTCGACGACTTAG
- a CDS encoding DUF1559 domain-containing protein, whose protein sequence is MKRSAFTLVELLVVIAIIGVLIALLLPAVQQAREAARRMQCTNKLKQVGLALHNYHDTFGAMPARQGGTNGASGAYLEHNAERLSGWVGMLPFLEYGNLYDQIKSSQTFNGISFNPYGASPWKTEYTLWKTKIEAFRCPSDGADSNENTENGFSNYAFSIGDTPRRSHHTVSSGMFGAKSWYKFSAVTDGLSNTLAIAEHTVGIDKNKILGGGIVLAADAWPGSVSDSNDNQVTPAVCAAKAGSNKTYLSGLSTYNWPGRRWSDGASPYGAITTILAPNSPSCTSDGSWDGSAAIMTANSFHPGGANGLLGDGSVHFYTETIDTGNLSSIPSGNGPSPYGVWGAIGTKSGGEASTSL, encoded by the coding sequence ATGAAACGTTCCGCATTTACTCTCGTTGAGTTGCTGGTCGTGATCGCCATCATCGGCGTCTTGATCGCACTATTGCTGCCGGCGGTGCAGCAAGCTCGCGAAGCGGCTCGCCGGATGCAATGCACCAACAAGCTGAAGCAAGTTGGTCTGGCGCTCCACAACTACCATGACACCTTCGGCGCGATGCCGGCTCGCCAAGGGGGAACCAATGGTGCGTCGGGCGCTTATCTCGAACACAACGCCGAACGTCTGAGCGGCTGGGTCGGCATGTTGCCGTTCCTCGAATATGGGAACTTGTACGACCAGATCAAATCTTCGCAGACCTTCAACGGCATCAGCTTCAACCCGTATGGCGCGTCGCCGTGGAAGACCGAATACACCCTGTGGAAGACGAAGATCGAAGCGTTTCGTTGTCCTTCGGACGGCGCGGATAGCAACGAGAACACGGAGAATGGTTTTTCGAACTACGCCTTCTCGATCGGCGACACTCCGCGTCGCTCGCATCACACCGTTTCGAGCGGCATGTTCGGCGCCAAGAGCTGGTACAAGTTCAGCGCCGTGACCGACGGGCTCAGCAATACGCTGGCGATCGCCGAGCATACGGTCGGCATCGACAAAAACAAAATCCTGGGGGGCGGCATCGTCTTGGCGGCCGACGCTTGGCCCGGTTCGGTCTCGGACTCGAACGACAATCAAGTGACCCCGGCGGTTTGTGCGGCGAAGGCTGGCTCGAATAAGACCTACCTGTCGGGGTTGTCGACCTACAACTGGCCGGGTCGTCGCTGGTCTGACGGCGCCAGCCCGTATGGCGCGATCACCACGATTCTGGCGCCGAACTCCCCGTCGTGCACCTCGGACGGATCGTGGGACGGTTCGGCCGCGATCATGACCGCCAACAGTTTCCATCCCGGCGGCGCGAACGGCCTGCTTGGCGACGGTTCGGTTCACTTCTACACCGAAACGATCGACACCGGAAATCTCTCGAGCATCCCGTCTGGCAATGGTCCCTCCCCGTACGGCGTGTGGGGCGCGATCGGCACCAAGAGCGGCGGCGAAGCGAGCACCTCGCTGTAG
- a CDS encoding carboxypeptidase-like regulatory domain-containing protein, with the protein MRYAIYAAAMAALVISGCGSKMMPGGVEAKGVVLLDGTPLEGATVIFSPIGDGRSANGMTDAEGAFSLGTIEPSDGILPGEYQVAIIKSIVDESRSTVDPMAVQEKTGQFPPSPPNINIVPRKFANPQKSGLKANVSEEGATDLKFEIATK; encoded by the coding sequence ATGCGATACGCGATTTACGCTGCGGCGATGGCCGCGCTGGTGATATCTGGGTGCGGTAGTAAGATGATGCCCGGCGGCGTCGAAGCCAAAGGGGTCGTTCTGCTGGATGGAACTCCGCTGGAAGGAGCGACCGTCATTTTCTCGCCGATCGGCGATGGACGTTCGGCGAATGGGATGACCGACGCCGAAGGAGCTTTTTCGCTCGGAACCATCGAACCGTCCGACGGCATTCTGCCGGGCGAGTATCAAGTCGCCATCATCAAGTCGATCGTCGATGAGTCGCGGTCGACAGTCGATCCGATGGCGGTCCAAGAAAAGACCGGCCAGTTTCCTCCCTCGCCGCCGAACATCAACATCGTTCCCCGCAAGTTCGCCAATCCGCAGAAGTCGGGCTTGAAGGCGAACGTCTCGGAAGAAGGGGCGACCGATTTGAAGTTTGAGATTGCGACGAAGTAG